The following are from one region of the Jeongeupia sp. USM3 genome:
- a CDS encoding PglL family O-oligosaccharyltransferase, whose translation MLRVFQVLLFLLAAVPCGIPFRYPPNPVFPSELAAYTLATLLVLAAAGLPQRRTEPTRMPWMAAIWFGLAAVLGLQALVLTVPYWSDLTIPALYMVTAGMSVWALARARDEFGIVPLAQALAWGLVAGALFNSAVAVEQIYQLITTGPRLIFGHIGQKNMYGHYLAWGFASVMWLSATGRMPRWLTVTLSLWFALSMAYCGSRSPFLYAVAWLVFGLLLAFGKDDVVRRLGRLLMIAGALIVAMQFVAPLINDVIGSLLRSQNEVPTGLDRLDSNGARRLVEWHKAWLTFQAHPWLGVGWGEYPAHGVALQVQPEFAKVVESVLFTHAHNSLLNLMAETGIVGTVIVVGGILAAFFGLWSRRNDDVAMFAAALVAVSILHSLVEYPLWYYHFFGPFALMLFLAFGAAPRKGPATSRAGFALYGVASVAVAVFGGLTYLKIYPIIDPSDNVATNERNLKTLGELRHNPLVDFYADYALSNYITASGENIAWKLDILDRLNAVRPYPGQLSDAAIMHAIKGDAALGQTLMRQAAFAYPESLDYFRDELARFPHDARVQALAKPVGDAEIMFGKQPHDGE comes from the coding sequence ATGCTCCGCGTTTTCCAAGTCCTGCTCTTCCTGCTTGCCGCCGTACCGTGCGGCATTCCGTTCCGTTATCCGCCGAATCCGGTGTTTCCGTCCGAGCTTGCCGCGTACACGCTGGCGACCCTGCTGGTGCTCGCCGCCGCCGGGCTGCCGCAGCGGCGGACCGAGCCCACGCGCATGCCGTGGATGGCGGCGATCTGGTTCGGCCTCGCTGCCGTACTCGGGTTGCAGGCGCTGGTGCTGACGGTGCCGTACTGGTCCGACCTGACGATTCCGGCGCTGTACATGGTCACCGCCGGCATGTCGGTGTGGGCGCTGGCGCGTGCGCGTGACGAGTTCGGCATCGTGCCGCTGGCGCAGGCGCTCGCCTGGGGGCTGGTGGCCGGTGCGCTGTTCAATTCGGCGGTCGCGGTCGAGCAGATCTACCAGCTGATCACGACCGGCCCGCGGCTGATCTTCGGCCACATCGGCCAGAAGAACATGTACGGCCACTATCTGGCCTGGGGCTTCGCTTCGGTGATGTGGCTGTCGGCGACCGGCAGGATGCCGCGCTGGCTGACGGTGACGCTGTCGCTGTGGTTTGCGCTGTCGATGGCGTATTGCGGTTCCCGCTCGCCCTTCCTGTACGCGGTCGCGTGGCTGGTGTTCGGGCTGCTGCTGGCGTTCGGCAAGGACGACGTCGTCCGTCGCCTCGGCCGCTTGCTGATGATCGCCGGTGCGCTGATCGTCGCGATGCAGTTCGTCGCGCCGCTGATCAACGACGTGATCGGCAGCCTGTTGCGCTCGCAGAACGAAGTGCCGACCGGTCTCGACCGGCTCGATTCGAACGGCGCGCGCCGGCTGGTCGAGTGGCACAAGGCGTGGTTGACGTTCCAGGCGCATCCGTGGCTCGGCGTCGGCTGGGGCGAGTACCCGGCCCACGGCGTTGCGCTGCAGGTGCAGCCGGAGTTCGCCAAGGTCGTCGAGAGCGTGCTGTTCACCCATGCGCACAACTCGCTCCTGAACCTGATGGCCGAGACCGGCATCGTCGGCACCGTCATCGTCGTTGGCGGCATCCTCGCCGCCTTCTTCGGGCTGTGGTCGCGTCGCAACGACGACGTGGCGATGTTTGCCGCGGCGCTCGTCGCTGTATCCATCCTGCACAGCCTGGTCGAATACCCGCTGTGGTACTACCACTTCTTCGGGCCGTTCGCGCTGATGCTCTTCCTCGCCTTCGGCGCCGCGCCACGCAAGGGGCCGGCGACGTCGCGGGCCGGCTTCGCGCTCTACGGCGTGGCGTCGGTCGCCGTTGCGGTGTTCGGCGGGCTGACCTACCTGAAGATCTACCCGATCATCGACCCGAGCGACAATGTCGCGACCAACGAGCGCAACCTGAAGACGCTCGGCGAGCTGCGCCACAACCCGCTGGTCGATTTCTACGCCGACTACGCGCTGTCGAACTACATCACCGCCAGCGGCGAGAACATCGCCTGGAAGCTCGACATCCTCGACCGGCTCAACGCGGTCCGGCCGTATCCGGGCCAGCTGTCCGATGCGGCGATCATGCACGCGATCAAGGGCGACGCTGCGCTGGGGCAGACGCTGATGCGGCAGGCCGCATTCGCCTACCCGGAAAGCCTCGACTACTTCCGCGACGAACTGGCGCGCTTCCCTCATGATGCCCGGGTGCAGGCGCTGGCCAAACCGGTCGGCGATGCCGAAATAATGTTCGGCAAGCAGCCGCACGACGGCGAGTAA
- a CDS encoding TlyA family RNA methyltransferase, which produces MARADVLLVELGLAGSRTHAQQLIAAGRVSAEGKIVGKASAKLDAGMAIAIAADEEADRFVSRGGLKLAGALAHTGLDVTGMTVLDVGQSTGGFTDCLLQAGARHVIGLEVGHDQLHRSLIGDARIVTLEGLNARHLAAGDLDDHLDAPVDLIVGDVSFISLALILPALATQLASGGLLLFLVKPQFEVGLAGLGKGGIVRDASSYPEVEAKIRSAALDAGFDVSDYFDSPITGGDGNREFFIYARRR; this is translated from the coding sequence ATGGCCCGCGCCGATGTACTGCTGGTCGAGCTCGGGCTCGCCGGTTCGCGCACCCATGCGCAGCAGCTGATCGCCGCAGGCCGGGTCAGCGCGGAAGGCAAGATCGTCGGCAAGGCGAGCGCCAAGCTCGACGCCGGCATGGCGATCGCCATCGCGGCCGATGAGGAGGCTGACCGCTTCGTCTCGCGCGGCGGGCTCAAGCTCGCCGGTGCGCTGGCACATACCGGTCTCGATGTTACGGGCATGACCGTGCTCGACGTCGGCCAGAGCACCGGCGGTTTTACCGACTGCCTGCTGCAGGCCGGTGCGCGCCACGTCATCGGCCTCGAGGTCGGCCACGACCAGCTGCACCGCAGCCTGATCGGCGATGCGCGCATCGTCACGCTCGAAGGCCTCAACGCGCGCCATCTGGCGGCGGGTGATCTGGACGATCATCTGGATGCACCGGTCGACCTGATCGTCGGCGATGTGTCGTTCATCTCGCTGGCGCTGATCCTGCCGGCGCTGGCAACGCAGCTCGCATCGGGCGGGCTGCTGCTGTTCCTCGTCAAGCCGCAGTTCGAAGTTGGTCTGGCGGGCCTCGGCAAGGGCGGCATCGTCCGCGACGCAAGCAGCTACCCCGAGGTCGAGGCAAAGATTCGCAGTGCGGCGCTCGACGCCGGTTTCGACGTGAGCGACTACTTCGACAGCCCGATCACCGGCGGCGACGGCAACCGCGAGTTCTTCATCTACGCTCGGCGCCGCTGA
- a CDS encoding pseudouridine synthase, which produces MEPIRLSKRMAELGLCSRREADEYIARGWVRVDGVVVDVLGSKVLPTQTVTLNKAAEREQAGRVTVLINKPIGYVSGQAEDGYQPAVVLVKPDNQWAEDQSGIRFEREHLKSLVPAGRLDIDSVGLLVLTQDGRIAKHLIGENSSVEKEYLVRVSGQLAPGDLKRLNYGLELDGQKLKRAEVWWQNRDQLRFILHEGKKRQIRRMCEMVGLRVVGLKRIRIGKVELGDLPTGQWRYLQPGEEF; this is translated from the coding sequence ATGGAACCGATCCGCCTTTCCAAACGCATGGCCGAACTCGGCCTGTGCTCGCGCCGCGAAGCCGACGAATACATTGCCCGCGGCTGGGTCCGCGTCGACGGCGTCGTCGTCGACGTGCTCGGCAGCAAGGTGCTGCCGACGCAGACCGTCACGCTGAACAAGGCCGCCGAGCGCGAGCAGGCCGGCCGCGTCACCGTACTGATCAACAAGCCGATCGGCTACGTTTCGGGCCAGGCCGAAGACGGCTACCAGCCGGCGGTGGTACTGGTGAAGCCCGACAACCAGTGGGCCGAGGACCAGAGCGGCATCCGTTTCGAGCGCGAACACCTCAAGAGCCTCGTCCCCGCCGGCCGGCTCGACATCGACTCGGTCGGCCTCTTGGTACTGACGCAGGATGGCCGCATCGCCAAGCACCTGATCGGCGAGAACTCGAGCGTCGAGAAGGAATACCTCGTCCGCGTCAGCGGCCAGCTGGCGCCGGGCGACCTGAAACGGCTCAACTACGGGCTGGAGCTCGACGGCCAGAAGCTCAAGCGCGCCGAAGTCTGGTGGCAGAACCGCGACCAGCTGCGCTTCATCCTGCACGAGGGCAAGAAGCGGCAGATCCGCCGGATGTGCGAAATGGTCGGCCTGCGCGTGGTCGGCCTCAAGCGCATCCGCATCGGCAAGGTCGAGCTCGGCGACCTGCCGACCGGCCAGTGGCGCTACCTGCAACCGGGCGAAGAATTCTGA
- a CDS encoding monooxygenase encodes MRVLLQVDFVFSPDALTGEALPAPLLALADSINREPGFVWKVWTFSEAAGRSGGVYLFENRACAEQYLAMHWLRLSEMGATDIRSIIFDISEPLSLINHAPIA; translated from the coding sequence ATGCGCGTGCTGCTGCAAGTCGATTTCGTTTTCTCTCCCGACGCCCTGACCGGCGAGGCGCTGCCGGCGCCGCTGCTCGCGCTGGCCGACTCCATCAACCGCGAGCCGGGCTTCGTCTGGAAGGTCTGGACCTTCAGCGAGGCCGCCGGCCGCAGCGGCGGCGTCTACCTGTTCGAGAACCGCGCATGTGCCGAGCAGTATCTGGCGATGCACTGGCTGCGGCTGAGCGAGATGGGCGCCACCGACATCCGTTCGATCATTTTCGACATCAGCGAACCGCTCAGCCTGATCAACCACGCCCCGATCGCGTGA
- a CDS encoding response regulator transcription factor has protein sequence MAIRVLLVDDHTLFRSGIKLLLSRQPEFDVVGEAADGAEGVKRCHELAPDVVLLDLNMPGLSGLEALQLILEDNPKTAVLMLTVSEDAEDLAEALRGGARGYLLKNIDADYLVGAIVRAHAGEAVVAEAMTAKLVAQFRSAAVPAEPRDEDRLTPREREILGFLARGDSNKAIARELDLAESTVKIHVQNILKKLGLSSRVQAAVYAVEHGLGRPA, from the coding sequence ATGGCGATCAGGGTATTGCTGGTTGACGATCACACGCTGTTCCGCAGCGGCATCAAGCTGCTGCTGTCGCGCCAGCCGGAGTTCGACGTCGTCGGCGAAGCCGCCGACGGGGCCGAAGGCGTCAAGCGCTGCCACGAGCTCGCGCCCGACGTGGTGCTGCTCGACCTGAACATGCCCGGGCTGTCGGGCCTCGAGGCGCTGCAGCTGATCCTCGAGGACAACCCGAAAACCGCCGTGCTGATGCTGACGGTGTCCGAAGACGCCGAAGACCTCGCCGAGGCGCTGCGCGGCGGTGCGCGCGGCTACCTCTTGAAGAACATCGACGCCGATTATCTCGTCGGCGCCATCGTCCGCGCCCACGCCGGCGAGGCCGTCGTTGCCGAAGCGATGACGGCCAAGCTCGTCGCCCAGTTCCGCAGCGCGGCGGTCCCGGCCGAACCGCGCGACGAGGACCGGCTGACGCCGCGCGAACGCGAGATCCTCGGTTTTCTCGCCCGCGGCGACAGCAACAAGGCCATCGCGCGCGAACTCGACCTGGCCGAAAGCACGGTCAAGATCCACGTGCAGAACATCCTCAAGAAGCTCGGCCTGTCGAGCCGGGTCCAGGCCGCCGTCTACGCGGTCGAGCACGGACTGGGCCGGCCGGCTTGA
- a CDS encoding type IV pili methyl-accepting chemotaxis transducer N-terminal domain-containing protein gives MVNADALPARKQLSHKVVTLLLVSLLAGLTAVGMTLYLSWQLEGGAAAINAAGSLRMQTYRLGYTLQLNRESPTPELAAQIDAERRQFADTLALLDHGDPARPLYLPGDPAVRERFRAIEARYARLLAAPPSTLKRAPAEMRVQMDHFVEQINALVLDIEQYNARRTMLLRGSQMLLIVLAVVGTVAQIYLMFLLVFRPLYRLSGGISRMAERDYSVRLPVETDDEFGELTRGFNRMADRVADAHGSLEARVQAKTAALNTRNRELALRNDIGAGLNAGLSAEAMCRDFLGKLMTWFDADGGSVRIVDPQSDAAHMVVYEGISDALAAAEHCLQPGDCLCGASLKDGVAVVHDFRKLPSAAAPYSCEREGFVQVSAFPVRARTRSTGQFNLHFRRSRDIGRSERALLEALGEQLGIALENLRLAAREREIAVYEERNLLAQGLHDSIAQGLSFLNLQVQMLNDSLRRGAMAEALDVVPLLKAGVQESYDDVRELLNNFRTRLAEGDLVSSMRATIERFRRQTGIAVDFDASGSGAPLPAEDQLQLLFVLQEALSNVRKHAYATAIRVRFANERDVTLEISDDGRGFDAAEVAARAEGHVGLKIMQERADRLSARLVVESDHGAVVRLTIPSEARRLDERTQERKGPHGDQGIAG, from the coding sequence ATGGTCAACGCCGACGCCTTGCCGGCGCGCAAGCAGCTCTCGCACAAGGTCGTCACGCTGCTGCTGGTTTCGCTGCTGGCGGGCCTGACCGCCGTCGGCATGACGCTCTACCTGTCGTGGCAGCTCGAAGGCGGTGCAGCGGCGATCAACGCCGCCGGCAGCCTGCGCATGCAGACCTACCGGCTTGGCTATACGCTGCAGCTGAACCGCGAAAGCCCGACCCCCGAGCTGGCGGCGCAGATCGACGCCGAACGGCGCCAGTTTGCCGACACGCTGGCGCTGCTCGACCACGGCGATCCGGCGCGGCCGCTCTACCTGCCGGGCGACCCGGCGGTGCGGGAACGCTTCAGGGCGATCGAAGCGCGCTACGCGCGGCTGCTGGCCGCACCACCGAGCACGCTCAAGCGTGCCCCGGCGGAAATGCGCGTGCAGATGGACCATTTCGTCGAGCAGATCAACGCACTCGTGCTCGACATCGAGCAGTACAACGCCCGGCGGACCATGCTGCTGCGCGGCTCGCAGATGCTGCTGATCGTGCTGGCGGTCGTCGGCACCGTCGCGCAGATCTACCTGATGTTCCTGCTGGTGTTCCGGCCGCTGTACCGGCTCTCGGGCGGCATCTCGCGCATGGCCGAGCGGGACTACAGCGTCCGGCTGCCGGTCGAGACCGACGACGAGTTCGGCGAGCTGACCCGCGGCTTCAACCGGATGGCCGACCGCGTTGCCGACGCGCACGGCTCGCTCGAGGCGCGGGTGCAGGCCAAGACCGCGGCGCTCAACACCCGCAACCGCGAACTGGCCCTGCGCAACGACATCGGCGCCGGGCTCAACGCCGGGCTGTCGGCCGAGGCGATGTGCCGCGACTTCCTCGGCAAGCTGATGACCTGGTTCGACGCCGACGGCGGCAGCGTGCGCATCGTCGACCCGCAATCGGACGCCGCGCACATGGTCGTCTACGAGGGCATCTCCGACGCGCTGGCGGCGGCCGAACACTGCCTGCAGCCGGGCGACTGCCTGTGCGGCGCCAGCCTCAAGGACGGTGTCGCCGTCGTCCACGATTTCCGCAAGCTGCCGAGCGCGGCCGCACCGTACTCGTGCGAGCGCGAAGGCTTCGTCCAGGTCAGCGCCTTTCCGGTCCGCGCCCGGACGCGGTCGACCGGCCAGTTCAACCTGCACTTCCGCCGCAGCCGCGACATCGGCCGGAGCGAGCGCGCACTGCTCGAGGCACTGGGCGAACAGCTCGGCATCGCGCTCGAGAACCTGCGGCTGGCCGCGCGCGAGCGCGAGATCGCCGTCTACGAGGAACGCAACCTGCTGGCGCAGGGGCTGCACGACAGCATCGCCCAGGGACTGTCGTTCCTGAACCTGCAGGTGCAGATGCTCAACGACTCGCTCAGGCGCGGCGCGATGGCCGAGGCGCTGGACGTCGTGCCGCTGCTCAAGGCCGGGGTGCAGGAAAGCTACGACGACGTGCGCGAGCTCCTGAACAACTTCCGCACGCGGCTGGCCGAGGGCGACCTCGTTTCGAGCATGCGCGCAACGATCGAGCGCTTCCGCCGCCAGACCGGCATCGCCGTCGACTTCGATGCGAGCGGCTCGGGCGCGCCGCTGCCGGCCGAGGACCAGCTGCAGCTGCTGTTCGTGCTGCAGGAGGCGCTGTCGAACGTGCGCAAGCATGCGTATGCAACCGCGATCCGGGTCCGCTTTGCCAACGAGCGCGACGTGACACTGGAAATCAGCGACGACGGGCGCGGTTTCGACGCGGCCGAGGTCGCGGCGCGCGCCGAAGGCCATGTCGGGCTTAAAATCATGCAGGAACGTGCCGACCGCTTGTCGGCACGGCTTGTCGTCGAGTCGGATCACGGCGCCGTCGTGCGGCTGACCATTCCGTCCGAAGCACGCCGGCTCGACGAACGCACACAGGAAAGGAAGGGGCCTCATGGCGATCAGGGTATTGCTGGTTGA
- the moaC gene encoding cyclic pyranopterin monophosphate synthase MoaC, whose amino-acid sequence MSGLTHFNDQGQAHMVDVGAKADTHRVARTEGRIRMQPATLALVAQGGHKKGDVLGIARIAAIMAAKKASELIPLCHPLPLTRVDVAFELEADGVRCEVVAETVGKTGVEMEALTAVNVALLTIYDMCKAVDRGMVIGDIRLLEKRGGKSGDWRAGDGQAAGAG is encoded by the coding sequence ATGAGCGGACTCACCCATTTCAACGATCAAGGCCAGGCGCACATGGTCGACGTCGGCGCCAAGGCGGACACCCACCGCGTCGCCCGCACCGAAGGCCGGATCCGGATGCAGCCGGCGACGCTGGCGCTGGTCGCCCAGGGCGGCCACAAGAAGGGCGACGTGCTCGGCATTGCCCGGATCGCCGCGATCATGGCGGCCAAGAAGGCGTCCGAGCTGATTCCGCTGTGCCACCCGCTGCCGCTGACCCGTGTCGACGTGGCGTTCGAACTCGAAGCCGACGGCGTGCGCTGCGAGGTCGTCGCCGAAACCGTCGGCAAGACCGGCGTCGAGATGGAGGCGCTGACCGCGGTCAACGTCGCGCTGCTGACGATCTACGACATGTGCAAGGCGGTCGACCGCGGCATGGTGATCGGCGACATCCGCCTGCTCGAAAAACGCGGCGGCAAGTCCGGAGACTGGCGGGCCGGCGACGGCCAGGCCGCCGGGGCCGGCTGA
- the mobA gene encoding molybdenum cofactor guanylyltransferase MobA gives MKIAAVVLAGGEGRRMGGRDKGLLPLAGRPLVEWVLAALAAQTRPPDWVTISANRNLDAYRRYNVPVLSDAPPRGLGPLGGIHTALAATDADALLVLPCDVPVLPDDLVARLADALADEQAAVAHAGTAIQPSICLVRRSAADALAGRLQRRELKLRDWLASLAAVPAVFPADAFANLNTPEALAAFGKDQPSP, from the coding sequence ATGAAGATCGCCGCCGTCGTCCTCGCCGGCGGCGAAGGCCGGCGCATGGGCGGCCGGGACAAGGGCCTGCTGCCGCTGGCAGGCCGGCCGCTGGTCGAGTGGGTGCTCGCCGCACTTGCCGCGCAGACGCGCCCGCCCGATTGGGTGACGATTTCGGCCAACCGCAACCTCGACGCCTATCGCCGTTACAATGTACCGGTACTGAGCGACGCGCCTCCCCGCGGCCTCGGCCCGCTCGGCGGCATCCACACCGCGCTGGCCGCGACCGACGCCGACGCGCTGCTGGTGTTGCCGTGCGACGTACCGGTACTGCCCGACGACCTCGTCGCGCGCCTTGCCGACGCGCTGGCCGACGAACAGGCCGCCGTCGCGCATGCCGGCACTGCGATCCAGCCCAGCATCTGCCTGGTGCGCCGCAGCGCCGCCGACGCGCTGGCCGGGCGGCTGCAGCGGCGCGAGCTGAAGCTGCGCGACTGGCTGGCAAGCCTGGCCGCCGTACCGGCCGTCTTTCCGGCCGACGCCTTCGCCAACCTGAATACGCCGGAAGCGCTCGCCGCCTTCGGCAAGGACCAGCCTTCACCATGA
- the moaE gene encoding molybdopterin synthase catalytic subunit MoaE has product MSVRIDIRVGQADFDLGAEYAALVSDEAASGAVVAFVGRVRDLNLDRHVAVLELEHYPGMTEKALTRIATEAAARWPLTAVTIVHRVGPLHPGDQIVLVLTASAHRHAAYDANAFVMDYLKTEAPFWKRESDGTSAHWVDARESDTEAMARWHPEDAP; this is encoded by the coding sequence ATGAGCGTGCGTATCGACATCCGCGTCGGTCAGGCCGACTTCGACCTCGGCGCCGAATACGCAGCACTCGTCAGCGACGAGGCCGCCAGCGGTGCCGTCGTCGCCTTTGTCGGCCGGGTCCGCGACCTGAACCTCGACCGGCACGTCGCCGTCCTCGAGCTTGAGCACTATCCGGGCATGACCGAGAAGGCGCTGACCAGGATCGCGACCGAAGCCGCCGCGCGCTGGCCGCTGACCGCGGTGACCATCGTCCACCGCGTCGGCCCGCTGCATCCGGGCGACCAGATCGTGCTGGTGCTGACCGCCAGTGCCCACCGCCACGCCGCCTACGACGCCAATGCCTTCGTGATGGATTACCTGAAGACCGAGGCGCCGTTCTGGAAGCGAGAATCGGACGGAACCAGCGCGCACTGGGTCGACGCGCGCGAGAGCGACACCGAGGCGATGGCCCGCTGGCACCCTGAAGACGCGCCATGA
- the moaD gene encoding molybdopterin converting factor subunit 1, whose protein sequence is MNTIQLLYFARLRDVFGLAAETLAVRDGSAVADLIAQLIGRGGAFADELGGTRVFRVAVNQEMARPDDVIPAGAEVAIFPPVTGG, encoded by the coding sequence ATGAACACCATCCAGTTGCTCTACTTCGCCCGCCTGCGCGACGTCTTCGGCCTGGCCGCGGAAACGCTGGCCGTGCGCGACGGCAGCGCCGTCGCCGACCTGATCGCCCAACTGATCGGCCGCGGTGGCGCCTTTGCCGACGAGCTCGGCGGCACGCGCGTGTTCCGCGTCGCGGTCAACCAGGAAATGGCCCGGCCCGACGACGTGATCCCGGCCGGTGCCGAGGTCGCGATCTTTCCGCCGGTGACCGGGGGCTGA
- the glp gene encoding gephyrin-like molybdotransferase Glp, producing MLTVDQALAQLLGGARRITDTETLPLGAALGRTLAADVVSTLAVPGFDNSAMDGYALNVADFGPGATFSVVQRIAAGDTGDALAPGEAARIFTGAPVPDGTNAVAMQEDCAVEGGILSIGTPLRTGQHIRRRGEDVMAGAAVIKAGTRLGAAELGLLAAVGVARVGVMRQLRVALLSTGNELVEPGAPLAPGKIYNSNRYAISALLTDAGCIVDDLGIVPDQFAATRDILADAAATHDVVLSTGGVSVGEEDHVKAAVESLGALSLWKIAIKPGKPFAFGRIPAGEVRAGSGGETGSDPGADFIGLPGNPVSSYITFLLFVRPFLAARVGGEAPVQAVRVPAGFAIGRAGNRREYLRARLENGRAVLYPNQGSGVLTSVVWADGLVVIPEGATVADGDAVDFVPLAALR from the coding sequence ATGCTGACCGTTGATCAGGCACTCGCCCAGTTGCTGGGCGGCGCCCGCCGCATTACCGACACCGAAACACTGCCGCTGGGTGCGGCGCTGGGCCGCACGCTCGCCGCCGACGTCGTCTCGACGCTGGCCGTCCCCGGCTTCGACAACAGCGCCATGGACGGTTACGCGCTCAACGTCGCCGACTTTGGCCCCGGCGCGACGTTCAGCGTCGTCCAGCGCATCGCTGCCGGCGATACCGGCGACGCGCTGGCGCCCGGCGAGGCCGCGCGCATCTTCACCGGCGCACCGGTACCCGACGGCACCAACGCGGTCGCGATGCAGGAAGACTGCGCCGTCGAGGGCGGCATTCTCAGCATCGGCACACCGCTGCGGACCGGTCAGCACATCCGCCGGCGCGGCGAGGACGTGATGGCCGGCGCCGCCGTGATCAAAGCCGGCACCCGGCTCGGCGCGGCCGAGCTCGGCCTGCTGGCCGCCGTCGGCGTCGCGCGCGTCGGGGTCATGAGGCAGCTGCGCGTCGCGCTGCTGTCGACCGGCAACGAACTGGTCGAGCCCGGCGCGCCGCTGGCACCGGGCAAGATCTACAACTCGAACCGCTATGCGATCTCGGCGCTGCTGACGGACGCCGGCTGCATCGTCGACGACCTCGGCATCGTGCCCGACCAGTTCGCCGCCACCCGCGACATCCTCGCCGACGCGGCGGCAACGCACGACGTCGTGCTGTCGACCGGCGGCGTCTCGGTCGGTGAAGAGGACCACGTCAAGGCGGCGGTCGAATCGCTCGGCGCGCTGTCGCTGTGGAAGATCGCGATCAAGCCCGGCAAGCCGTTCGCCTTCGGCCGCATCCCCGCCGGCGAGGTCCGCGCCGGCTCCGGCGGTGAGACCGGGTCCGACCCGGGCGCCGACTTCATCGGCCTGCCCGGCAACCCGGTGTCGAGCTACATCACCTTCCTGCTCTTCGTCCGGCCCTTCCTCGCCGCTCGCGTCGGCGGAGAAGCACCGGTGCAGGCCGTCAGGGTTCCGGCCGGTTTCGCGATCGGCCGCGCCGGCAACCGCCGCGAATACCTGCGCGCGCGGCTCGAAAACGGCCGCGCCGTGCTCTATCCGAACCAGGGATCGGGCGTACTGACGTCGGTGGTCTGGGCCGACGGCCTCGTCGTCATCCCCGAAGGAGCGACGGTCGCCGACGGCGACGCCGTCGACTTCGTGCCGCTCGCCGCATTGAGGTAA
- the mobB gene encoding molybdopterin-guanine dinucleotide biosynthesis protein B — MARVFGIVGYSGSGKTTLTERLIAHFSALGLKVNAIKHSHHDLELEPPGKDSARFRAAGAGEVLVASPYRYAIVHELRDQPEPALAEQLARLSPADLTLVEGFKREAIPKLEVWRAATGKPLLHPDDPFIVAVASDGPVEMPIDHGLPLLDLNDAGAIAGFIARHLSLTLPPLDHHADR, encoded by the coding sequence ATGGCGCGCGTCTTCGGCATCGTCGGTTACTCCGGCAGCGGCAAGACCACGCTGACCGAGCGGCTGATCGCCCACTTCAGCGCCCTCGGCCTGAAGGTCAACGCGATCAAGCACTCGCACCACGATCTCGAACTCGAGCCGCCGGGCAAGGACAGCGCGCGCTTTCGCGCCGCCGGCGCCGGCGAGGTGCTGGTCGCATCGCCCTACCGCTACGCGATCGTCCACGAGCTGCGTGACCAGCCCGAACCGGCGCTCGCCGAGCAACTCGCCCGGCTGTCGCCGGCCGACCTGACCCTGGTCGAAGGTTTCAAGCGCGAAGCCATCCCGAAGCTCGAAGTCTGGCGTGCCGCCACCGGCAAGCCGCTGCTGCACCCGGACGACCCGTTCATCGTCGCCGTCGCCAGCGACGGCCCGGTCGAGATGCCGATTGATCACGGACTGCCGCTGCTCGACCTGAACGACGCCGGCGCGATTGCCGGCTTCATTGCCCGCCACCTGTCACTCACCCTGCCGCCCCTGGACCACCATGCTGACCGTTGA